A stretch of Acidimicrobiales bacterium DNA encodes these proteins:
- the ruvX gene encoding Holliday junction resolvase RuvX, whose protein sequence is MRALGLDLGSKRIGVAVSDSDGTLAMPIEVVARSGDRGREHGEIADLVAEWEAEIVIVGLPLNMDGSEGEMAKKYRREAKALGDTLDVPVVPYDERLTTVTAERTLMEQEMKADARRTVVDKVAAAVMLQSWLDAGMPDGR, encoded by the coding sequence ATGCGAGCCCTGGGCCTCGACCTGGGGTCGAAGCGGATCGGTGTCGCCGTGAGCGACTCGGACGGCACGCTCGCGATGCCGATCGAGGTCGTCGCGCGGTCCGGCGACCGCGGTCGCGAACACGGCGAGATCGCCGATCTCGTCGCGGAGTGGGAGGCGGAGATCGTCATCGTCGGTCTTCCGCTCAACATGGACGGCAGCGAGGGCGAGATGGCGAAGAAGTACCGCCGGGAAGCAAAGGCGCTGGGCGACACCCTCGACGTGCCCGTCGTTCCCTACGATGAACGCCTGACCACCGTCACCGCGGAGCGAACCCTCATGGAACAAGAGATGAAGGCCGACGCCCGCCGGACCGTCGTCGACAAGGTCGCGGCAGCCGTCATGCTCCAGTCGTGGCTCGACGCGGGGATGCCCGATGGCCGATAA
- the alaS gene encoding alanine--tRNA ligase, whose protein sequence is MKANEVRRAFTDFFVERGHSLQPSASLIPHDPTVLFTVAGMVQFKTFFTGEETAPYDRAVTIQKCVRAGGKHNDLDEIGRTRRHLTFFEMMGNFSFGDYFKSEACAFAWDFITNVLELDPDRLWVTVHVSDDEAAEIWEKEIGVPVERIQRLDEDNYWKMGDTGPCGPSSEIFWDKGPEFGDDGGPAHGDEDRFIEFWNLVFMQFDQADDGTKTPLPKPSIDTGMGLERTVSILQGVDSVWDTDELAALQQSAAELTGLDPATAEPEQLVSLRILADHARSTSMLVSDGVFPSNEARGYALRRILRRAVRHAYLLGVETPVMGGMVDAVVDVMGGDYPDLVENHAFIRDVIDREEVRFRETLRTGQAILDERLDALADGEVLSGDTAFLLHDTYGFPLEVTQEITRERGVEVDVEAFRAAMADQQKRAKDARKVTAGGNTGDLAALVETHGETIFTGRDETSTEATVLHADDDIVVLDRTPFYAESGGQIGDTGTIRTESGQAVIADTTYGVPGLHVHAIDSIEGTIEVGQTATATIDDTRRAAIRRNHTATHLLHWALREVVGDHVKQQGSWVGPDRLRFDFSHYEGVSAEQLAEVEDLVNAEVLANPSCRHFETTMDEAQKLGAIAFFGDKYGDVVRVLEAGPHSTELCGGTHVKALGDIGLVRILSEGSIGSNIRRIEAVTGDGTRQAVRALDDQLAATAAALGVANAEEAPEAAARLAATNKDLRKELDRLKQQLAVGQAPTLAAKAVDGVVVEQVDGVDRNGLRDLAVSIRDQEAVHAVVLGAVFDAGGVGLAAAVTPDSPHKAGVLIEDAKKTIGGGGKASDDISVAGGKDADALGDALDQARAAAGIG, encoded by the coding sequence ATGAAGGCCAACGAAGTCCGCCGGGCGTTCACCGACTTCTTCGTCGAGCGGGGTCACTCGCTGCAGCCGAGCGCGTCCCTGATTCCCCACGACCCCACGGTGCTGTTCACCGTCGCGGGCATGGTCCAGTTCAAGACCTTCTTCACCGGCGAGGAGACGGCCCCCTACGACCGGGCCGTCACGATCCAGAAGTGCGTCCGGGCCGGCGGGAAACACAATGATCTCGACGAGATCGGCCGCACCCGGCGGCACCTGACGTTCTTCGAGATGATGGGGAACTTCAGCTTCGGGGACTACTTCAAGTCGGAGGCCTGCGCCTTCGCGTGGGACTTCATCACCAACGTGCTCGAGCTCGACCCCGACCGCCTCTGGGTCACCGTCCATGTGAGCGACGACGAGGCGGCCGAGATCTGGGAGAAGGAGATCGGCGTCCCGGTCGAGCGCATCCAGCGTCTCGACGAGGACAACTACTGGAAGATGGGCGACACCGGTCCGTGTGGCCCGTCGTCGGAGATCTTCTGGGACAAGGGCCCGGAGTTCGGCGACGACGGTGGCCCCGCGCACGGTGACGAGGATCGCTTCATCGAGTTCTGGAACCTGGTCTTCATGCAGTTCGACCAGGCCGACGACGGCACGAAGACGCCGCTGCCGAAGCCGTCGATCGACACCGGCATGGGCCTCGAACGGACGGTCTCGATCCTCCAGGGCGTCGACTCCGTGTGGGACACCGACGAGCTCGCCGCGCTCCAGCAGTCCGCGGCCGAGCTGACCGGACTCGATCCGGCGACGGCCGAACCCGAGCAGCTCGTCTCGCTGCGCATCCTGGCCGACCACGCCCGCAGCACCTCCATGCTCGTGAGCGACGGCGTCTTCCCGTCCAACGAGGCCCGCGGCTACGCCCTGCGCCGCATCCTGCGCCGCGCCGTGCGCCACGCCTACCTCCTCGGGGTCGAGACCCCGGTCATGGGCGGCATGGTCGATGCCGTGGTCGACGTGATGGGCGGCGACTATCCCGATCTGGTCGAGAACCACGCGTTCATCCGCGACGTCATCGACCGTGAGGAGGTCCGGTTCCGCGAGACCCTCCGTACCGGACAGGCGATCCTCGACGAGCGCCTCGACGCGCTCGCCGACGGTGAGGTGCTGTCGGGAGACACGGCGTTCCTGCTCCACGACACCTACGGGTTCCCGCTCGAGGTCACCCAGGAGATCACGCGCGAGCGCGGCGTCGAGGTCGACGTCGAGGCCTTCCGGGCGGCCATGGCCGACCAGCAGAAGCGGGCGAAGGACGCCCGCAAGGTGACCGCCGGGGGCAACACCGGCGATCTCGCCGCGCTCGTCGAGACCCACGGCGAGACGATCTTCACCGGTCGCGACGAGACATCGACCGAGGCCACCGTGCTCCATGCCGACGACGACATCGTCGTGCTGGACCGCACGCCGTTCTACGCCGAGTCCGGCGGCCAGATCGGCGACACCGGCACGATCCGCACCGAGAGCGGGCAGGCCGTCATCGCTGACACCACCTACGGCGTGCCCGGCCTGCACGTTCACGCCATCGACTCGATCGAGGGCACCATCGAGGTCGGACAGACGGCCACGGCCACGATCGATGACACCCGCCGGGCCGCGATCCGGCGGAACCACACGGCTACGCATCTGCTCCACTGGGCGCTGCGGGAAGTCGTCGGCGACCACGTCAAGCAGCAGGGTTCATGGGTCGGTCCCGACCGGCTGCGCTTCGACTTCAGCCACTACGAAGGGGTCAGCGCGGAGCAGCTCGCCGAGGTCGAGGACCTCGTCAACGCCGAGGTGCTCGCCAACCCGAGCTGTCGTCACTTCGAGACCACGATGGACGAGGCCCAGAAGCTCGGCGCCATCGCCTTCTTCGGCGACAAGTACGGCGATGTCGTGCGGGTCCTCGAAGCCGGCCCGCACTCGACCGAGCTCTGTGGCGGCACCCACGTCAAGGCGCTGGGCGACATCGGCCTCGTTCGCATCCTCTCGGAGGGTTCGATCGGATCGAACATCCGGCGCATCGAGGCGGTCACCGGCGACGGCACCCGCCAGGCGGTCCGGGCCCTGGACGACCAGCTCGCCGCGACGGCCGCCGCGCTCGGCGTTGCCAACGCGGAGGAGGCGCCCGAGGCCGCCGCTCGCCTCGCCGCGACCAACAAGGATCTCCGCAAGGAACTCGATCGGCTGAAGCAGCAGCTGGCCGTCGGTCAGGCGCCCACCCTCGCCGCCAAGGCGGTGGACGGCGTGGTGGTCGAGCAGGTCGACGGCGTCGATCGCAACGGTCTGCGGGACCTGGCCGTGTCGATCCGCGATCAGGAGGCCGTGCACGCGGTCGTGCTCGGCGCCGTCTTCGACGCCGGCGGCGTCGGCCTCGCCGCGGCCGTGACCCCCGACAGCCCCCACAAGGCCGGCGTTCTCATCGAGGACGCGAAGAAGACCATCGGTGGTGGCGGAAAGGCCTCCGACGACATCTCGGTGGCCGGGGGCAAGGATGCCGACGCGCTCGGCGACGCGCTCGACCAGGCTCGGGCGGCGGCGGGCATCGGCTGA
- a CDS encoding replication-associated recombination protein A has translation MSDDLFSAAAESRLESRSPLAARLRPRSLDDVVGQRHLLAPGRPLRALIENDRLSSVIFWGPPGTGKTSLARLVASTTEKVFEELSAVTASVKDVREVIATARHRLGERGTGTILFLDEVHRFNKAQQDTLLPAVEEGLIVLIGATTENPHFEVNPPLMSRSTLFRLHALTEDDIAELIRRGLEIEGATADDEAIVHLAARSGGDGRHALTGTEVAVALASERGRPLHVTLPDAEGAVDAKAVRYGRDGHYDVISAFIKSIRGSDADAGLYWLARMLEAGEDARFIARRLVILASEDIGMADPQALLIANAAASAVEFVGLPEAQLNLAQAVIHLATAPKSNRVTTAIFAAREAARVAGTGEVPAHLRDAHYQGAASLGHGDGYLLPHKDPAGWVDQQYRPDEVADLVFYEPSAHGAEAELEADWPGRAAD, from the coding sequence GTGAGCGACGATCTGTTCAGTGCGGCGGCCGAATCCCGGCTGGAGAGCCGTTCGCCGCTGGCCGCCCGCCTGCGGCCGCGATCACTCGACGACGTGGTCGGTCAGCGTCACCTGCTCGCCCCCGGGCGTCCGCTCCGGGCCCTGATCGAGAACGATCGGCTCTCGTCGGTCATCTTCTGGGGTCCGCCCGGCACGGGGAAGACATCGCTCGCGCGGCTGGTCGCGTCGACGACCGAGAAGGTCTTCGAGGAGCTCTCGGCGGTCACGGCGTCGGTGAAGGACGTGCGCGAGGTGATCGCCACCGCCCGGCACCGGCTCGGCGAGCGGGGCACCGGCACGATCCTGTTCCTCGACGAGGTGCACCGGTTCAACAAGGCCCAGCAGGACACCCTCCTCCCCGCGGTGGAGGAGGGGTTGATCGTGCTGATCGGCGCCACCACGGAGAACCCCCACTTCGAGGTGAATCCGCCGCTGATGTCCCGCTCGACCCTGTTCCGGCTCCATGCGCTCACGGAGGACGACATTGCTGAGCTCATCCGGCGCGGCCTCGAGATCGAAGGGGCGACGGCCGACGACGAGGCGATCGTGCATCTCGCCGCCCGCAGTGGGGGCGACGGGCGTCATGCCCTGACCGGCACGGAGGTGGCCGTCGCGCTCGCGTCGGAGCGGGGCCGGCCGCTCCATGTCACTCTGCCCGACGCGGAAGGCGCCGTGGACGCGAAGGCGGTCCGCTACGGCCGCGACGGCCACTACGACGTGATCTCGGCGTTCATCAAGAGCATCCGGGGTAGCGACGCCGACGCGGGCCTGTACTGGCTCGCCCGGATGCTCGAGGCCGGGGAGGACGCTCGCTTCATCGCCCGTCGACTGGTGATCCTGGCGTCGGAGGACATCGGCATGGCCGATCCGCAGGCGCTGCTGATCGCCAATGCGGCGGCGTCAGCGGTTGAGTTCGTCGGGCTTCCGGAAGCCCAGCTGAACCTCGCCCAGGCCGTGATCCATCTCGCCACCGCGCCCAAGTCGAACCGGGTCACCACGGCGATCTTCGCCGCCCGGGAGGCGGCCCGGGTGGCCGGTACGGGTGAGGTGCCCGCCCATCTGCGCGACGCCCACTACCAGGGGGCGGCGAGTCTCGGCCACGGTGACGGCTACCTCCTGCCGCACAAGGACCCGGCGGGTTGGGTCGACCAGCAGTACCGCCCCGACGAGGTGGCCGACCTGGTCTTCTACGAACCGTCGGCCCACGGCGCCGAAGCCGAGCTCGAAGCCGACTGGCCGGGCCGGGCCGCAGACTGA